Proteins encoded within one genomic window of Bacillus thuringiensis:
- the fumC gene encoding class II fumarate hydratase, translated as MEYRIERDTIGEIKVPADKLWAAQTQRSKENFPIGTEQMPLEIIKAFAILKKSAALSNQKLGKLSEEKAEAIVAAADEVIAGKWNEHFPLVVWQTGSGTQSNMNVNEVIANRGNQILKEKESDVHIHPNDDVNMSQSSNDTFPTALHVACVIAVENHVLPAITKLKETLAEKVTAFEHIIKIGRTHLQDATPLTLGQEISGWHRMLEKTERMIAESNTYMKELAIGGTAVGTGINAHPKFGEMVSEEISKFTGKQFISAPNKFHALTSHDEVVYTHGALKALAADLMKIANDVRWLASGPRSGLGEIIIPANEPGSSIMPGKVNPTQSEALTMVVAQVMGNDATIGFAASQGNFELNVFKPVIAYNFLQSAHLLADAIVSFNDNCAVGIEADEEVIKENVNRSLMLVTALNPHIGYENAAKIAKHAHKDGLTLKEAALQSGLLTEEQFDEIVDPKKMIAPKE; from the coding sequence ATGGAGTACAGAATTGAAAGAGATACAATAGGAGAAATAAAAGTTCCAGCTGATAAATTATGGGCAGCACAAACGCAACGTAGTAAAGAAAACTTCCCGATTGGAACAGAGCAAATGCCGCTTGAAATTATAAAAGCATTTGCCATTTTAAAGAAAAGTGCAGCACTTAGTAATCAAAAATTAGGAAAGCTATCAGAAGAAAAAGCAGAAGCAATTGTGGCAGCAGCTGACGAAGTGATTGCAGGGAAATGGAATGAACATTTTCCACTTGTCGTATGGCAAACTGGTAGCGGTACGCAGTCAAACATGAATGTGAATGAAGTAATTGCAAACCGAGGGAATCAAATTTTGAAAGAGAAGGAATCTGACGTACATATTCATCCGAATGATGATGTGAACATGTCTCAAAGTTCAAATGATACATTTCCAACAGCGCTTCATGTAGCGTGTGTAATCGCAGTAGAAAATCACGTGTTACCAGCAATTACGAAATTAAAAGAGACGTTAGCAGAAAAAGTAACTGCATTTGAACATATTATAAAAATTGGTCGTACACACTTACAAGATGCAACACCGTTAACATTAGGACAAGAAATTAGCGGATGGCACCGTATGCTTGAAAAAACAGAGCGTATGATTGCTGAGAGCAATACATATATGAAAGAGCTTGCGATTGGTGGTACTGCAGTTGGAACAGGTATTAATGCTCATCCTAAATTTGGTGAGATGGTGTCAGAGGAAATTAGCAAATTTACAGGTAAGCAATTTATTTCTGCACCAAATAAGTTCCACGCATTAACGAGCCATGATGAAGTTGTATATACGCATGGTGCATTAAAAGCATTAGCAGCTGATTTAATGAAAATCGCTAATGATGTGCGCTGGTTGGCAAGTGGTCCACGTAGTGGTCTAGGAGAAATTATTATTCCGGCAAATGAGCCAGGAAGCTCTATTATGCCAGGTAAAGTAAATCCAACGCAAAGTGAAGCGTTAACGATGGTTGTAGCGCAAGTAATGGGAAATGACGCAACAATTGGATTTGCTGCGAGTCAAGGTAATTTTGAGTTAAATGTATTTAAACCTGTTATTGCATATAACTTCTTACAATCCGCCCACTTATTAGCAGACGCAATTGTTTCATTTAATGATAATTGTGCAGTTGGTATTGAAGCTGATGAAGAAGTCATTAAAGAGAATGTGAATCGTTCATTAATGCTTGTTACAGCATTAAACCCGCATATCGGATATGAAAATGCAGCGAAAATTGCGAAGCATGCTCATAAAGATGGGTTAACTTTAAAAGAGGCAGCATTGCAATCTGGACTACTAACAGAAGAACAATTTGACGAAATTGTAGATCCGAAAAAAATGATTGCTCCGAAAGAGTAA
- a CDS encoding PH domain-containing protein: MKFKAKKNPFYVIFITLFIIIFFISLFFQNENSIFFTLMMLLNVVNLASFYFSHYNITTSSLIVKHGFIFHTEIPFEDIRHVKYAGKKLHSKKWTRQQLEIHYNLFDSVTVFIPQEEEKFISVLKENCPHMKVLNMPANK; encoded by the coding sequence TTGAAGTTTAAAGCGAAAAAGAATCCTTTTTACGTCATTTTTATTACATTATTTATCATTATTTTTTTCATTTCGCTATTCTTCCAAAATGAAAATTCTATTTTTTTCACTCTCATGATGCTGCTAAATGTCGTGAATCTTGCTTCATTCTATTTTTCTCACTACAATATAACTACATCATCTCTTATTGTAAAACACGGTTTCATATTTCATACTGAAATTCCATTTGAAGACATTCGTCACGTTAAATACGCTGGTAAAAAACTTCATTCAAAAAAATGGACTAGACAGCAATTAGAAATCCATTACAATTTATTTGACTCAGTAACTGTTTTTATACCCCAAGAAGAAGAAAAGTTCATTTCAGTCTTAAAAGAAAACTGTCCGCATATGAAAGTATTGAATATGCCTGCTAACAAATAA
- a CDS encoding DUF2087 domain-containing protein — MSDISEKFWDASVEELKKGYVFDEEAAEYICLACGETFIKGVIYQDNQVLYEAEKFVQVHVQNEHTSMFDYLLNLDKKYTGLTDLQKKMVQFFHMGLNDKEIVKEMDGGSTSTIRNHRFTLREKMKQAKVFLALMELSEEKSKVQTKFVPIHRTATMVDDRYNITEEENDEVLKTHFTEGLDGPLSKFPKKQKRKLIILRHLVTKFDSNKKYTEKEVNTIIESVYPDFVTLRRYLIEYGFLDRTADGSQYWVKL, encoded by the coding sequence ATGAGTGATATTTCAGAGAAGTTTTGGGATGCGTCGGTAGAGGAATTGAAAAAAGGGTATGTATTTGATGAGGAAGCAGCGGAATATATTTGTTTAGCTTGTGGAGAAACGTTTATTAAGGGGGTTATTTATCAAGATAATCAAGTTTTGTATGAAGCAGAGAAGTTTGTACAAGTGCATGTGCAAAATGAACATACGTCTATGTTTGATTATTTATTAAACCTTGATAAGAAGTATACGGGTTTAACTGATTTGCAAAAGAAAATGGTTCAGTTTTTCCATATGGGGCTAAATGATAAAGAGATTGTAAAAGAGATGGATGGCGGAAGTACTTCAACTATCCGCAATCATCGGTTTACGCTTCGAGAGAAAATGAAGCAAGCGAAAGTGTTTTTAGCGTTAATGGAACTGTCAGAAGAAAAATCAAAAGTACAAACAAAATTTGTACCCATTCATAGAACAGCAACGATGGTAGATGACCGTTACAATATTACAGAAGAAGAAAATGATGAAGTATTAAAAACGCATTTTACAGAAGGATTAGATGGACCACTGTCTAAATTTCCAAAAAAGCAAAAGCGTAAGTTAATTATATTACGCCATTTAGTAACGAAGTTTGATAGTAATAAAAAGTACACTGAAAAAGAAGTAAATACTATCATAGAAAGTGTATACCCGGATTTTGTAACTTTAAGAAGATATTTAATCGAATATGGTTTTTTAGATAGAACAGCTGATGGAAGTCAATATTGGGTGAAGTTATAA
- a CDS encoding MATE family efflux transporter produces MKPSTDSNKEGAESHELESESKPIWKSMSMFLVPLLLSNVLQSIGQLFGMVVVGRWLGVNDLAAISAFFPLFFLLVSFVIGIGSGSSILIGQAFGAKNEDRLKAIVGTTLTFTFIIGVVLAIIGSIFAMDIMRLMGTPENIIEISVHYARILFISMPVLFLYFAYTTFMRGTGDSKTPFYFLIVSTALNMILLPVLIFGWLGAPKLDVYGAAYASVISTVITFIVMLVYLKKKNHPLQLDSTVRKYLRMDGELLKLLLRLGIPASINMILVSLSEIAVIAFVNRYGSDATAAYGVVNQVASYVQMPAVSLGITVSIFAAQSIGANQFDRLQKVVKAGIIMNYVIGGVLISLIYLFSRDILSLFLTSQTTIEIAHSLVMITLWSYLIFGHAQIISATMRASGTVLWPTVIGVVSIWLVEVPVAYYLSYHTSLGIEGIWIGYPAAFIVSLLLQYAYYKLSWQKKRITRLVS; encoded by the coding sequence TTGAAACCATCTACAGATAGCAATAAAGAAGGTGCGGAGTCACATGAGTTAGAAAGTGAGAGTAAACCGATTTGGAAATCGATGTCCATGTTTTTAGTACCGTTACTATTAAGTAATGTATTACAATCAATTGGACAATTATTCGGTATGGTAGTAGTAGGAAGGTGGCTTGGAGTTAATGATTTGGCTGCCATATCAGCATTCTTTCCGCTATTTTTCTTACTCGTTTCATTTGTAATCGGTATTGGTTCAGGAAGTTCTATTTTAATTGGTCAGGCGTTTGGTGCTAAAAACGAAGATCGTTTAAAAGCTATCGTTGGTACGACGCTGACATTTACTTTTATTATTGGAGTTGTGTTGGCGATAATAGGCAGTATTTTTGCGATGGATATTATGCGCCTTATGGGAACGCCAGAAAATATTATTGAGATAAGTGTGCATTATGCACGTATATTATTTATATCGATGCCAGTATTATTTTTATATTTCGCATACACAACATTTATGAGAGGTACAGGAGATTCTAAAACGCCATTTTACTTTTTAATTGTGAGTACAGCACTAAATATGATCTTATTACCAGTTCTTATTTTTGGATGGTTAGGAGCTCCGAAATTAGATGTGTATGGAGCAGCCTATGCTTCTGTTATATCTACAGTTATTACGTTTATTGTCATGTTAGTGTATTTAAAGAAGAAAAATCACCCACTACAATTAGATAGTACGGTAAGGAAATACCTTCGAATGGATGGGGAGTTATTAAAGCTATTGCTACGACTCGGTATTCCAGCAAGTATTAATATGATATTAGTTTCATTATCTGAAATTGCGGTAATCGCGTTTGTAAATCGTTATGGTTCGGATGCAACAGCAGCATATGGCGTCGTGAACCAAGTTGCAAGTTATGTACAAATGCCAGCAGTTAGCCTTGGTATTACAGTTTCCATTTTTGCGGCACAATCAATTGGGGCGAATCAATTTGATCGATTGCAGAAAGTTGTGAAGGCCGGAATTATTATGAACTACGTCATCGGTGGTGTGCTAATATCTCTTATTTACTTGTTCTCAAGAGACATTCTATCACTATTTTTAACGAGTCAAACTACAATTGAAATTGCTCATAGCCTAGTTATGATTACATTATGGAGTTATTTAATCTTCGGTCATGCGCAAATTATTAGTGCGACAATGCGAGCAAGTGGTACAGTATTATGGCCAACTGTTATTGGGGTCGTATCAATTTGGCTTGTTGAAGTACCTGTAGCGTATTACCTTTCTTATCATACAAGTCTTGGCATAGAAGGGATATGGATTGGATACCCAGCAGCATTTATTGTCAGCTTACTATTACAGTATGCATATTATAAGCTTTCATGGCAGAAGAAACGAATTACACGATTAGTGAGTTAA
- a CDS encoding peptidase E: MKLAVIGGGDLQDSNHSPINERLIELTNKQYPKVLFIPTASHDDENYIKLFLDTFEKQLHCEVEILRIIADTPSKYEIDEMIQSADLIYLGGGNYIQMVTEWKELKLDEKLLLALEQGTLIAGNSAGAMCWFTSSIRSDYEDSGYIECNGWGIVNKRFCPHYNQLNRMNAFHSFLQNHQGNIEGIALEDNCALYITKESFEIIGEPEKAWEFYMSDNKLIRQHFDITLKSYL, from the coding sequence ATGAAATTAGCTGTCATTGGTGGCGGTGATTTACAAGATTCAAATCACTCGCCTATTAATGAGCGACTTATAGAATTAACAAATAAACAGTATCCAAAAGTATTATTCATTCCTACAGCTAGTCATGATGATGAAAACTATATAAAATTATTTTTAGACACATTTGAAAAACAATTACACTGTGAAGTAGAGATTTTACGTATTATAGCCGATACACCTTCTAAATATGAAATAGACGAAATGATTCAGTCTGCTGATTTAATTTATCTCGGTGGCGGGAACTATATTCAAATGGTTACAGAATGGAAAGAACTTAAACTCGATGAAAAATTACTATTGGCTCTCGAGCAAGGAACGCTCATTGCAGGCAATAGCGCTGGTGCTATGTGTTGGTTCACTTCTAGCATTCGATCAGATTATGAAGACTCTGGTTATATAGAGTGCAACGGCTGGGGAATTGTGAACAAAAGATTTTGTCCACATTATAATCAATTAAATAGAATGAACGCCTTCCATTCCTTTTTACAAAACCATCAAGGTAATATAGAAGGAATTGCACTAGAGGATAATTGTGCTCTATATATTACAAAAGAATCTTTTGAAATTATCGGTGAACCTGAAAAAGCGTGGGAGTTTTATATGAGTGATAACAAACTCATTAGACAACATTTTGATATTACTTTAAAAAGCTATTTGTAA
- a CDS encoding DUF3942 family protein: MDFRFEFTTKVKEYLDDEKDEKIIKDGHRDIIFQYLYPLESEIGIYKNPNFTFFASGRRSHIVLENIEFKTEVNVKSNIIEITKIVDNVVIPLDTIVAKDRELFALGRNEKFSVQILEQYLFDTFGEKLGLK; encoded by the coding sequence GTGGATTTTCGATTTGAATTTACAACGAAGGTGAAAGAATACTTGGATGATGAGAAGGATGAAAAAATAATAAAAGATGGACATAGAGATATCATTTTTCAGTATTTATATCCGCTAGAGAGTGAAATTGGTATTTATAAAAATCCTAACTTTACTTTTTTTGCATCAGGAAGACGCTCGCATATCGTATTAGAAAACATTGAATTTAAAACAGAGGTAAATGTAAAAAGTAACATCATTGAGATTACAAAAATAGTGGATAATGTCGTTATCCCGTTAGATACGATCGTAGCGAAAGATCGGGAATTATTTGCACTTGGGCGTAATGAGAAGTTTAGTGTACAAATATTAGAGCAGTATCTTTTTGATACATTTGGAGAAAAATTAGGTTTAAAATGA
- a CDS encoding BlaI/MecI/CopY family transcriptional regulator: MFTQNYKLNEQGLNHFFGPLEAKIMEIVWSNEDITIKEVQQKLSEESPVNFNTVMTVMNRLVEKLHLEKQTVKRSGIYRAVQTKEEFLSNQTKKMTQELMGEFGDLVVNHMLDELEQADPTLIKKLEDKLSQLKKED; this comes from the coding sequence ATGTTTACTCAAAACTATAAGCTAAATGAGCAAGGGTTAAATCATTTCTTTGGACCGCTTGAAGCGAAAATTATGGAGATTGTTTGGTCTAACGAAGATATTACTATTAAAGAAGTGCAGCAGAAATTAAGTGAAGAATCACCTGTGAATTTTAACACTGTTATGACAGTTATGAACAGGTTAGTAGAGAAATTACACTTAGAAAAACAGACTGTAAAAAGAAGTGGCATATATCGTGCTGTACAAACAAAAGAAGAATTCTTATCCAATCAAACGAAGAAAATGACACAGGAATTGATGGGGGAATTTGGAGATTTGGTTGTAAATCATATGCTAGATGAGTTAGAGCAAGCTGATCCGACTTTAATAAAAAAGTTAGAAGACAAATTGAGTCAGTTAAAAAAAGAGGATTAA
- a CDS encoding M56 family metallopeptidase — protein sequence MKWQMRKIVLLAGIVSTLFFSMLVYYVTYPFLFQNKMFFLSNFCLFQLEKHMKELSLIRIIIAGLLLLTVLIVCKRIWRQFFYSKKLQKVLIPFIRKGKQIYILPTTEVAAFTIGLFRPKVVMSEGMLQTFSDEEMDAIIFHEEYHQNNRDPLKLFCFTLLAEGMMYIPILKGLLQRYHTYQELAADKYAMQKMESSFELGSALLKLIKIKTMENRCVTASFAKTAINLRIEQVLNEKVVKLTIPLHTNSVYVTAGLFCMSIVLIVGECI from the coding sequence ATGAAATGGCAAATGCGTAAAATCGTATTGTTAGCAGGAATTGTTAGTACACTTTTTTTCAGTATGTTAGTGTATTACGTTACATATCCATTTCTGTTTCAAAATAAGATGTTCTTCCTTTCAAATTTTTGCTTGTTTCAATTAGAAAAACATATGAAAGAATTATCGCTCATTCGTATTATAATCGCTGGATTATTATTACTTACTGTATTAATCGTGTGCAAAAGAATTTGGCGACAATTTTTCTATAGTAAAAAATTGCAAAAAGTACTTATCCCTTTCATCCGAAAAGGAAAACAAATATATATATTGCCGACTACAGAAGTTGCGGCATTTACAATTGGGCTATTTCGTCCGAAAGTTGTCATGTCAGAAGGGATGCTTCAAACATTTTCAGATGAAGAAATGGATGCAATTATTTTCCATGAAGAATATCATCAAAATAATCGTGATCCTTTAAAATTATTTTGTTTTACACTATTAGCAGAAGGAATGATGTACATACCGATATTAAAAGGGTTGTTACAGCGGTATCACACGTATCAGGAGCTAGCTGCTGATAAATATGCGATGCAAAAAATGGAATCTTCATTTGAGTTAGGTAGCGCGTTATTAAAATTAATTAAAATAAAGACAATGGAAAATCGATGTGTTACAGCTTCATTTGCAAAAACAGCAATAAATTTACGAATCGAGCAAGTGTTAAATGAAAAGGTTGTTAAGCTTACTATTCCGTTACATACGAATTCGGTATATGTAACAGCAGGTTTATTCTGTATGTCGATTGTACTTATTGTCGGAGAGTGCATATAG
- the ccdA gene encoding cytochrome c-type biogenesis protein CcdA encodes MNAADLTIWLVAGAGVLSFISPCSLPLYPSYLSYITGVSIQDLKENRGIMQKSAIIHTIFFMIGFSVIFYALGLSVSWIGITFSSNQKLIQQIGGIFIVLMGLFMTGLFQPKWLMAEKKVQYRSKSTGYIRSILVGMTYAAGWTPCVGPIFSAVLMLGATNPEGALLYITAYTLGFAVPFFVMAFFIGKVKWIVTYANVMMKIGGGMMIVTGVLLYTNQMTKITAFFIRLFGGFTGF; translated from the coding sequence ATGAATGCAGCAGATTTAACAATTTGGCTTGTGGCTGGGGCGGGAGTATTGTCATTTATATCACCGTGCTCTTTACCGCTATATCCATCTTATTTATCTTATATTACAGGTGTGTCTATTCAAGATTTAAAAGAAAATCGTGGGATTATGCAAAAATCAGCGATTATACATACCATATTTTTTATGATCGGATTTTCGGTTATATTTTACGCGTTAGGTTTATCGGTAAGTTGGATTGGAATAACATTTTCATCTAACCAAAAATTGATTCAACAAATTGGTGGGATTTTTATTGTTTTAATGGGGCTATTTATGACGGGCTTGTTTCAGCCTAAGTGGCTTATGGCAGAGAAAAAGGTGCAGTATAGAAGTAAATCGACTGGATATATTCGCTCGATTTTAGTCGGTATGACATATGCAGCGGGTTGGACGCCATGTGTTGGACCGATATTTTCAGCTGTACTCATGCTAGGTGCGACAAATCCTGAAGGGGCACTTCTTTATATTACCGCGTATACGCTTGGGTTTGCGGTTCCGTTTTTCGTGATGGCATTCTTTATTGGGAAGGTAAAATGGATTGTTACATATGCCAATGTCATGATGAAAATTGGCGGTGGAATGATGATTGTAACAGGGGTTTTATTGTATACAAATCAAATGACGAAAATTACCGCATTCTTTATTCGTCTATTCGGTGGATTTACAGGCTTTTAA
- a CDS encoding TlpA family protein disulfide reductase, with product MKKLIAIILAGALIWAGVNFYNTKKEEKERKAKQAELQETEVLPQVGFKAPNITLKGLDGKLYSLNDAKGKPYLINFWASWCGPCEMEAPDLVRMYDKYKKDVEIFAVNATIGDPVQEASAFADRHGFKFPVLLDMDGVAGLDYKVFSLPTTFFVNKDGIIVEQVRGVLPPDQLEEKFKKLIES from the coding sequence GTGAAGAAGCTAATTGCGATTATACTGGCCGGGGCATTAATTTGGGCCGGAGTTAATTTTTATAATACAAAAAAAGAAGAAAAAGAAAGAAAAGCAAAACAAGCGGAGTTACAAGAAACAGAAGTATTACCACAAGTAGGATTTAAAGCGCCAAACATAACGTTAAAAGGGTTAGACGGGAAGTTGTATTCGTTAAATGATGCAAAAGGAAAGCCATATCTTATTAATTTTTGGGCATCATGGTGTGGCCCATGTGAAATGGAGGCACCTGACTTAGTTCGTATGTATGATAAATATAAAAAGGATGTTGAAATTTTTGCGGTAAATGCGACAATTGGGGATCCAGTACAAGAAGCGAGCGCATTTGCAGATCGTCACGGATTTAAGTTTCCTGTTTTACTAGATATGGACGGAGTAGCTGGATTAGATTATAAAGTATTTTCGTTACCAACGACATTTTTTGTTAATAAAGATGGAATTATCGTAGAGCAAGTGCGAGGCGTATTACCTCCAGATCAATTAGAAGAGAAATTTAAGAAATTAATTGAGAGTTAA
- a CDS encoding prolipoprotein diacylglyceryl transferase family protein, with protein sequence MEWIVRLQPVSIIIGSLFGFMLMKRKMKNESVPYEKMMDAVTNAFLIIVFVWKFAPTIINPVWAFKSPLQALLAIGSMKHIIVGCIIASVYIVWKSKKGQFSLRILLDALPIALCMSIVFYFLFHHKIGVQTTLPWGVKIYESKFLYHPIFVYEIILALCILGLLWMKNERLGNGKNISVFLIVEGFAHIIISLISEQNSVLFGLSVQQIMSFLIISLGILLVPKK encoded by the coding sequence ATGGAGTGGATCGTGAGGTTACAACCTGTATCTATTATAATTGGAAGTCTATTTGGATTTATGTTGATGAAACGAAAGATGAAGAACGAAAGTGTACCATATGAAAAAATGATGGATGCAGTAACAAATGCTTTTCTAATCATCGTATTTGTATGGAAATTTGCACCGACAATTATAAATCCAGTATGGGCTTTTAAATCGCCATTGCAGGCACTATTAGCTATAGGAAGTATGAAGCATATTATAGTAGGATGTATAATTGCAAGTGTATATATTGTTTGGAAAAGTAAAAAGGGACAATTTTCGCTTCGTATTTTACTTGATGCATTGCCTATTGCGCTATGTATGAGTATTGTTTTTTATTTTCTATTCCACCACAAAATAGGTGTACAAACGACACTGCCTTGGGGTGTGAAAATATATGAATCTAAATTTTTATATCATCCCATTTTCGTATACGAGATCATCCTTGCCCTTTGTATACTGGGCTTATTATGGATGAAAAATGAAAGGCTTGGAAATGGAAAGAATATAAGTGTTTTTCTAATAGTGGAAGGGTTTGCTCATATCATTATATCGTTAATTAGTGAACAGAATTCGGTTCTATTTGGTTTATCAGTGCAGCAAATAATGAGCTTCTTAATTATTAGTTTAGGAATTTTGTTGGTGCCGAAAAAATAA
- a CDS encoding helix-turn-helix domain-containing protein, with the protein MENIDIGKKIEKQRKEKGLTSKELAKMAGITPSMLSQIERGSANPSIQTLKVLAKALDVPTFSFLLEDTNTDDLIVRSHKRKKMIIDNLSYELLSPDFTGNLATAIMTVPPNTASSENVLEHKGEELAFVLDGTITLYLNEEEYILETGDSVKIPAYLKHKWVNQFEKNAIVLFSVTPPIF; encoded by the coding sequence ATGGAAAATATAGATATTGGTAAAAAAATTGAAAAACAAAGAAAAGAAAAAGGTTTAACGAGTAAAGAACTAGCAAAGATGGCCGGTATTACGCCATCTATGTTAAGTCAAATTGAGCGTGGGTCTGCTAACCCTTCTATCCAAACATTAAAAGTACTCGCAAAAGCGTTAGATGTTCCAACATTTAGCTTTTTACTTGAAGATACAAATACAGACGATTTAATTGTACGTTCCCATAAACGAAAAAAAATGATTATTGATAATTTATCATATGAATTGTTATCACCTGATTTTACAGGGAATTTAGCAACAGCAATCATGACCGTTCCGCCAAATACAGCTTCATCAGAAAATGTGCTAGAACATAAAGGCGAAGAATTAGCATTTGTATTAGACGGGACAATCACATTGTATTTAAACGAAGAAGAGTACATATTAGAAACTGGTGATAGCGTAAAAATACCTGCTTATTTAAAACATAAATGGGTAAATCAGTTCGAGAAAAATGCAATTGTTTTATTTTCTGTTACTCCGCCGATTTTTTAA
- the dsdA gene encoding D-serine ammonia-lyase, whose translation MKGIEKLKEEYPLLNKLIATEEVFWVNPNMEKYETAIKDSPLNEENVKDAEKRLNRFAPYIAKVFPETKETNGIIESPLVKISSMKQAVEKHYEQPILGELLLKCDSHLPISGSIKARGGIYEVLKHAEQLALQHGMLTEEDDYSILDSDTCREFFATYSIAVGSTGNLGLSIGIMSAKLGFNVTVHMSADAKQWKKDLLRSKGVNVIEYEADYSKAVEEGRRQADADPSCYFVDDENSHDLFLGYAVAASRLQKQLEELEIVVDEEHPLFVYLPCGVGGGPGGVAFGLKLLYKDNVHCFFAEPTHSPCMLLGLMTGLHDKIAVQDIGIDNVTDADGLAVGRPSGFVGKTMEPFLSGNYTVSDEELYRLLKELADTENIYLEPSALAGMIGPVKVCKEDAYLQKQQLTEKMKKGTHIVWGTGGSMVPEDVMNGYYKKGLE comes from the coding sequence ATGAAGGGAATAGAGAAATTAAAAGAGGAATATCCACTCTTAAATAAATTAATCGCAACAGAAGAAGTGTTTTGGGTGAATCCGAACATGGAAAAGTATGAAACGGCGATAAAAGATTCGCCACTGAATGAAGAGAATGTAAAAGATGCGGAGAAGAGGTTAAATCGTTTTGCACCATATATTGCGAAAGTTTTTCCTGAAACGAAAGAGACTAACGGTATAATTGAATCACCTTTAGTGAAAATTTCTTCAATGAAACAAGCTGTAGAGAAACATTACGAGCAACCTATTTTAGGGGAATTATTATTAAAATGTGATAGTCATCTTCCGATATCAGGGTCAATTAAAGCTAGAGGCGGCATTTATGAAGTGTTGAAGCATGCTGAACAATTAGCTTTGCAGCATGGTATGTTAACAGAAGAAGATGATTATTCGATTTTAGATAGTGATACATGTAGAGAGTTTTTTGCTACTTATTCTATCGCGGTAGGTTCGACAGGAAACTTAGGATTAAGCATTGGGATCATGAGTGCGAAGTTAGGTTTTAATGTAACGGTTCATATGTCAGCAGACGCGAAACAATGGAAAAAAGATTTATTAAGAAGCAAAGGGGTAAATGTTATTGAATATGAAGCTGATTATAGTAAAGCTGTAGAAGAAGGAAGAAGACAAGCAGATGCGGATCCTAGCTGTTATTTTGTAGATGATGAAAACTCACATGATTTATTTTTAGGATACGCAGTAGCAGCATCACGTTTACAAAAACAATTAGAAGAGTTAGAGATTGTGGTAGACGAAGAACATCCTTTATTCGTTTATCTACCATGCGGAGTAGGGGGCGGACCTGGCGGAGTCGCATTTGGTTTAAAGTTATTATATAAAGACAACGTCCATTGTTTCTTTGCAGAGCCAACACATTCACCATGTATGTTACTCGGTTTAATGACAGGACTTCATGATAAAATTGCTGTTCAAGATATCGGGATTGATAATGTAACAGATGCGGACGGACTAGCGGTAGGAAGACCTTCTGGATTTGTTGGTAAAACGATGGAACCATTTTTGAGTGGAAATTACACAGTAAGTGATGAAGAATTGTATAGATTATTAAAAGAGCTAGCAGATACGGAAAATATTTATTTAGAGCCTTCTGCATTAGCGGGTATGATAGGGCCAGTGAAAGTGTGTAAAGAAGATGCGTATTTACAAAAGCAACAGTTAACAGAGAAGATGAAAAAAGGTACTCATATTGTGTGGGGAACCGGTGGTAGTATGGTTCCAGAAGATGTGATGAATGGGTATTATAAGAAAGGTTTAGAATGA